One window of Streptococcus troglodytae genomic DNA carries:
- a CDS encoding phosphocarrier protein HPr has protein sequence MASKDFHIVAETGIHARPATLLVQTASKFASDITLDYKGKAVNLKSIMGVMSLGVGQGADVTITAEGADADDAIAAINETMTKEGLA, from the coding sequence ATGGCTTCAAAAGATTTTCACATTGTTGCAGAAACAGGAATTCATGCACGCCCAGCTACTTTGCTTGTTCAAACAGCGAGTAAGTTTGCCTCAGATATTACACTTGATTACAAAGGGAAAGCAGTAAACCTTAAGTCAATTATGGGTGTTATGAGCCTTGGTGTTGGTCAAGGTGCTGATGTTACAATCACTGCTGAAGGTGCAGATGCAGATGATGCAATTGCAGCTATTAATGAAACGATGACTAAAGAAGGATTGGCCTAA
- the acnA gene encoding aconitate hydratase AcnA encodes MINYASTFTLNKQKYHYIDLVKASKDYNIELDSLPYTIKVLLESLLRKYDNIDVKKHNIETLFHYNSKAPQGEVPFKPSRVILQDFTGVPVVVDLASMRDAVVKNGGSPDLINPEIPVDLVIDHSVQVDFFGNQDAFDANIDLEFERNNERYEFLKWAEKTFENYRAIPPATGIIHQVNIEFLSDVIINKDGFLYPDSMFGTDSHTTMINGIGVLGWGVGGIEAEAAMLGEASYFPIPEVIGVRLYGELPKVATATDLALKVTQKLRLENVVGKFVEFFGPGLAGLSLADRATVANMAPEYGATCGYFPIDNETLNYMKLTNRSAEHIALTKEYAKRNHLYHDMTNLPSYTKIVEIDLSAIKPSISGPKRPQDLIELGQAKEEFQASLVRQSGVRGFGLGADELAKKATVYLDDGQELEVKTGHVAIAAITSCTNTSNPYVLLSAGLLAKKAVERGLSVAKTVKTSLAPGSKVVTAYLRKSGLQPYLDKLGFNLVGYGCTTCIGNSGDLVPEVVKAVQEKDLLVSAVLSGNRNFEGRVNPLVKANFLASPSLVVAYALAGTTNIDLTSEPLGYDKNGQAVYLEDVMPAKEEVLFYIEQFVTAELFEEEYGHIFSDSQKWNQIETENSKNYQWNQASTYIQNPPYFENLANTENKIDLSALKVLAKFGDSVTTDHISPAGNIARNSPAARYLEENGVTYAEFNSYGSRRGNHEVMMRGTFANIRIKNELADGKIGGYTKYEGEILPIYEAAMNYKKNDVSTIVIAGKDYGMGSSRDWAAKGANLLGVKVVLAESFERIHRSNLVMMGILPLQFLDSQTADSLQLTGYETYTVELPEQPQVHDIVKVKAISKEGTKEFQVLLRFDADADIRYYQNGGVLPMVVRKKLNGG; translated from the coding sequence ATGATTAATTATGCATCAACTTTTACGTTAAATAAGCAAAAATATCACTATATTGATTTGGTAAAAGCTTCTAAAGACTATAATATAGAGCTTGATAGTCTCCCCTATACGATTAAAGTTTTACTTGAAAGTTTATTGAGAAAATATGATAACATTGATGTTAAAAAACATAACATAGAAACTCTTTTTCATTATAATTCAAAAGCTCCTCAAGGAGAAGTACCTTTTAAACCCAGTCGAGTCATTTTGCAGGATTTTACAGGTGTTCCTGTTGTTGTTGACTTAGCTTCTATGCGGGATGCTGTCGTTAAAAATGGTGGCAGTCCAGATTTAATCAATCCTGAAATTCCAGTGGATTTGGTTATTGATCATAGTGTTCAAGTTGATTTTTTTGGCAATCAAGACGCATTTGACGCTAATATTGATTTAGAATTTGAACGAAATAATGAGCGTTATGAATTTCTTAAATGGGCTGAAAAAACTTTTGAGAATTATCGGGCCATTCCTCCAGCAACAGGTATTATTCATCAGGTCAATATTGAATTTTTGAGTGATGTGATTATTAATAAGGATGGTTTCTTGTATCCCGATTCGATGTTTGGTACAGACAGCCATACAACCATGATCAATGGCATCGGTGTTTTAGGCTGGGGTGTCGGTGGTATTGAAGCTGAAGCAGCTATGTTAGGAGAAGCTTCTTATTTTCCCATTCCAGAAGTCATCGGTGTTCGTCTTTATGGAGAGCTTCCTAAAGTAGCGACAGCTACAGATTTAGCACTTAAGGTAACCCAAAAGCTTCGCTTGGAAAATGTTGTTGGCAAGTTTGTTGAGTTCTTTGGCCCCGGTTTAGCTGGCCTTTCTTTGGCAGATCGCGCAACGGTTGCCAATATGGCACCTGAATATGGTGCAACCTGTGGTTATTTTCCGATTGATAATGAAACCTTAAATTATATGAAATTGACCAATCGCTCAGCAGAACATATTGCACTAACAAAAGAATATGCTAAGCGAAATCATCTTTACCATGATATGACAAATCTGCCTTCCTACACTAAAATAGTTGAAATTGATTTATCAGCCATTAAACCTTCTATTTCAGGCCCTAAACGGCCTCAAGATTTGATTGAATTGGGTCAAGCCAAAGAAGAATTTCAGGCGAGTTTGGTACGTCAGTCTGGTGTCCGCGGTTTTGGTCTAGGAGCTGATGAGTTGGCTAAAAAGGCGACTGTTTATTTGGATGATGGTCAGGAACTGGAAGTCAAAACAGGTCATGTTGCCATTGCAGCCATTACTTCTTGTACCAATACTTCTAATCCCTATGTCCTTTTATCAGCTGGACTTTTGGCTAAAAAAGCAGTTGAGCGTGGTCTCTCGGTTGCCAAAACAGTGAAAACATCTTTAGCTCCAGGTTCTAAAGTGGTTACTGCTTATTTGCGAAAGAGTGGCCTACAACCCTATCTGGATAAGCTTGGATTCAATTTGGTTGGCTACGGTTGTACAACTTGTATCGGTAATTCAGGTGATTTAGTTCCAGAAGTTGTCAAGGCTGTTCAAGAGAAAGATTTATTAGTTAGTGCAGTTCTGTCAGGAAATCGGAATTTTGAAGGGCGGGTCAATCCGCTTGTCAAAGCTAACTTCTTAGCTAGCCCGTCTTTAGTTGTAGCTTACGCTTTGGCAGGTACTACCAATATTGACTTAACTTCTGAGCCTTTAGGCTATGACAAAAATGGTCAGGCTGTTTATCTTGAAGATGTCATGCCTGCAAAAGAAGAAGTACTGTTTTATATTGAACAGTTTGTAACGGCTGAATTATTTGAAGAAGAATATGGTCATATTTTTTCTGATAGTCAAAAATGGAATCAGATCGAAACAGAAAATTCAAAAAATTACCAATGGAATCAAGCTTCTACCTATATCCAAAATCCTCCTTATTTTGAAAACTTGGCAAATACTGAGAACAAAATAGACTTAAGTGCATTAAAGGTTTTAGCCAAGTTTGGAGATTCTGTAACCACAGATCATATTTCCCCAGCAGGTAATATTGCGAGAAATAGCCCAGCAGCTCGCTATTTAGAAGAAAATGGGGTGACTTATGCTGAATTCAATTCTTACGGTAGCCGTCGTGGTAATCACGAGGTCATGATGCGAGGAACTTTCGCAAATATTCGTATCAAAAATGAATTAGCTGATGGCAAAATCGGAGGTTACACAAAATATGAAGGAGAAATCTTACCGATTTATGAAGCTGCCATGAATTATAAGAAAAACGATGTTTCCACTATCGTTATTGCAGGAAAAGACTATGGTATGGGCTCTAGTCGTGATTGGGCTGCTAAAGGTGCCAATCTTTTAGGTGTCAAGGTCGTCTTAGCAGAAAGCTTTGAGCGGATTCATCGTTCTAATTTAGTCATGATGGGAATTTTACCTCTACAATTTCTTGATAGTCAAACGGCTGATAGTCTTCAATTAACAGGATACGAGACTTACACCGTGGAACTTCCTGAGCAGCCACAAGTTCATGATATCGTTAAGGTAAAAGCTATTTCTAAGGAAGGGACTAAAGAATTTCAAGTGCTCTTACGCTTTGATGCAGATGCTGATATTCGCTATTATCAAAACGGCGGTGTTCTTCCGATGGTTGTGCGTAAAAAATTGAATGGAGGTTAA
- the gapN gene encoding NADP-dependent glyceraldehyde-3-phosphate dehydrogenase yields the protein MTKQYKNYVNGEWKLSENEIRIYEPASGAELGSVPAMSTEEVDYVYASAKKAQPAWRALSYIERAAYLHKVADILMRDKEKIGAVLSKEVAKGYKSAVSEVVRTAEIINYAAEEGLRMEGEVLEGGSFEAASKKKIAVVRREPVGLVLAISPFNYPVNLAGSKIAPALIAGNVIAFKPPTQGSISGLLLAEAFAEAGLPAGVFNTITGRGSEIGDYIVEHQAVNFINFTGSTGIGERIGKMAGMRPIMLELGGKDSAIVLEDADLELTAKNIIAGAFGYSGQRCTAVKRVLVMESVADELVEKIREKVLALTIGNPEDDADITPLIDTKSADYVEGLINDANDKGAAALTEIKREGNLICPVLFDKVTTDMRLAWEEPFGPVLPIIRVTSVEEAIEISNKSEYGLQASIFTNDFPRAFGIAEQLEVGTVHINNKTQRGTDNFPFLGAKKSGAGIQGVKYSIEAMTTVKSVVFDIK from the coding sequence TTGACAAAACAATATAAAAATTATGTCAATGGCGAGTGGAAGCTCTCAGAAAATGAAATTAGAATCTACGAACCAGCCAGTGGAGCTGAATTGGGTTCAGTTCCAGCAATGAGTACTGAAGAAGTAGATTATGTTTATGCTTCAGCCAAGAAAGCTCAACCAGCTTGGCGAGCACTTTCATACATAGAACGTGCTGCCTACCTTCATAAGGTAGCAGATATTTTGATGCGCGATAAAGAAAAAATAGGTGCTGTTCTTTCTAAAGAGGTTGCTAAAGGTTATAAATCAGCAGTCAGCGAAGTTGTTCGTACTGCAGAAATCATTAATTATGCAGCTGAAGAAGGCCTTCGTATGGAAGGTGAAGTCCTTGAAGGCGGCAGTTTTGAAGCAGCCAGCAAGAAAAAAATTGCCGTTGTTCGTCGTGAACCAGTAGGCCTTGTCTTGGCTATTTCACCATTTAACTACCCTGTTAACTTGGCAGGTTCGAAAATTGCACCGGCTCTTATTGCAGGAAATGTTATTGCTTTTAAACCACCGACGCAAGGCTCAATCTCAGGGCTCTTACTTGCTGAAGCATTTGCTGAAGCTGGACTTCCTGCAGGTGTCTTTAATACCATTACAGGTCGTGGTTCTGAAATTGGAGACTATATTGTAGAACATCAAGCCGTTAATTTTATCAATTTCACTGGTTCAACAGGAATTGGGGAACGTATTGGCAAAATGGCTGGTATGCGTCCGATTATGCTTGAGCTCGGTGGAAAAGATTCAGCCATCGTTCTTGAAGATGCAGACCTTGAATTGACTGCTAAAAATATTATTGCAGGTGCCTTTGGCTATTCAGGTCAACGCTGTACAGCAGTTAAACGTGTTCTTGTGATGGAAAGTGTTGCTGATGAACTGGTTGAAAAAATCCGTGAAAAAGTCCTTGCGTTAACAATTGGTAATCCAGAAGACGATGCAGATATTACACCATTGATTGATACAAAATCAGCTGATTATGTAGAAGGTCTTATTAATGATGCCAATGATAAAGGAGCCGCTGCTCTTACTGAAATCAAGCGTGAAGGTAATCTTATCTGTCCAGTCCTCTTTGATAAGGTAACGACAGATATGCGTCTTGCTTGGGAAGAACCATTTGGTCCTGTTCTTCCGATTATTCGTGTGACATCTGTAGAAGAAGCTATTGAAATTTCTAACAAATCTGAATATGGACTTCAGGCTTCTATCTTTACAAATGATTTCCCACGCGCTTTTGGTATTGCTGAACAGCTTGAAGTTGGTACAGTTCATATCAATAATAAGACGCAGCGCGGCACGGACAACTTCCCATTCTTAGGAGCTAAAAAATCAGGTGCAGGTATTCAAGGGGTAAAATATTCTATTGAAGCGATGACAACTGTTAAATCTGTTGTATTTGATATCAAATAA
- a CDS encoding citrate synthase produces MAETNGLKNMIACDTRISAIKDNKLLYAGYDIADLMDNKARFEEVIYLLWNLHLPTAIELKQFEEKLRQNYAISDAIEQCILIQSRQHLHPMSVLRSTVSLLGVYHLKAEERSVEATYDQSIQLMAKIPTIIAAFARLRQGLSPIAPRKDLGFAANFLYMLNGRLPSELETLAMNRALVLHAEHELNASTFAARVCASTLSDIYSCVTTAIGTLKGPLHGGANERVFDMLREIRAYGDVDSYLQEKLNSKEKIMGFGHRVYQTQDPREKYLREMARELTKGTERDIWYQLSKKVENYMKQKKNLIPNVDFYSATVYHVLGIDSSIFTLIFAMSRVSGWIAHIQEQQKNNKLIRPRSHYTGMRKLRYIPIERR; encoded by the coding sequence ATGGCAGAAACAAATGGCTTAAAGAACATGATTGCCTGTGATACAAGAATTAGTGCCATCAAGGATAATAAACTCTTGTATGCAGGTTATGATATTGCTGACCTAATGGACAATAAGGCTAGGTTTGAAGAGGTTATTTACCTCCTTTGGAATCTTCATTTACCAACAGCAATTGAACTGAAGCAATTTGAAGAGAAGTTACGCCAAAATTATGCGATAAGTGATGCCATCGAACAATGTATTCTCATTCAATCGCGCCAGCACCTGCACCCCATGAGCGTTTTGCGTTCAACGGTAAGTTTATTAGGCGTTTATCATTTAAAAGCTGAGGAAAGAAGTGTAGAAGCCACTTATGACCAAAGTATTCAGTTGATGGCCAAGATACCAACCATTATTGCAGCCTTTGCAAGATTGCGTCAGGGGCTGTCTCCTATCGCTCCTAGAAAGGATCTTGGTTTCGCTGCTAATTTTCTATATATGTTAAATGGCCGCCTTCCAAGTGAACTGGAGACTTTAGCTATGAATCGTGCGCTTGTTCTACATGCTGAACATGAACTTAATGCTTCTACCTTTGCAGCTAGAGTTTGTGCCTCAACTCTATCAGATATTTACTCTTGTGTAACAACAGCTATTGGAACCTTAAAAGGTCCCTTGCATGGTGGTGCCAATGAACGTGTATTTGACATGCTAAGAGAGATTCGTGCATACGGTGATGTTGACAGTTACTTGCAAGAAAAACTCAATTCTAAAGAAAAAATCATGGGCTTTGGGCATCGCGTTTATCAGACACAAGATCCACGGGAAAAATATTTGCGCGAAATGGCTAGAGAATTGACCAAGGGAACGGAGCGTGACATTTGGTATCAATTATCCAAAAAAGTTGAAAATTATATGAAGCAAAAGAAAAATCTAATTCCTAATGTTGATTTTTACTCAGCTACCGTTTACCATGTTTTAGGTATTGATAGTTCTATTTTCACCTTAATCTTTGCCATGAGCCGTGTTTCGGGTTGGATTGCCCATATTCAAGAGCAGCAAAAAAATAACAAATTAATCCGTCCGCGCTCTCACTATACTGGTATGAGGAAGTTACGCTATATTCCTATTGAAAGGAGATAA
- a CDS encoding aldo/keto reductase, protein METVVLSNGVKMPILGFGVFQVADPEICKESVLNAIKTGYRLFDTAAVYGNEKALGEAIHEAIEQGLVTRDELFITSKLWVQDMDYEAAKKGIERSLKNLGLGYLDLYLLHQAMRDYFGAYRALEEAYQTGKLRAIGVSNFYPNILTNFCETVSVIPAVNQIELHPFFTQEDALETARYYGVVPEAWAPLGGGRYDAFNNAILQDIASAHQKTVGQIMLRWNVQRGVAVIPKSTHKERIEENFAIWDFSLTNDEMTKIASLDMGYGDTRTKHFDPNFVRSVLNVKIHD, encoded by the coding sequence ATGGAAACTGTAGTCTTATCAAATGGTGTGAAAATGCCTATTCTAGGTTTTGGTGTCTTTCAGGTGGCTGATCCAGAAATTTGTAAGGAATCTGTGCTTAATGCTATCAAAACAGGCTACCGACTCTTTGATACAGCGGCTGTCTATGGTAATGAAAAAGCATTGGGAGAAGCAATCCATGAAGCCATTGAGCAAGGTTTAGTGACGCGGGACGAGCTTTTTATCACGTCAAAACTTTGGGTACAGGACATGGACTATGAGGCTGCTAAGAAGGGTATTGAGCGTTCTTTGAAAAATCTTGGTTTGGGTTATCTTGACTTGTATCTCTTGCATCAAGCTATGCGCGATTATTTTGGTGCTTATCGTGCTCTGGAAGAAGCCTATCAGACAGGCAAGCTCAGAGCTATCGGTGTCAGCAATTTTTATCCTAATATTTTAACGAATTTCTGTGAAACGGTATCGGTTATTCCAGCAGTCAATCAAATTGAGTTGCATCCATTCTTTACTCAAGAAGATGCTCTGGAGACTGCTCGTTATTATGGTGTCGTGCCAGAAGCATGGGCGCCTTTGGGCGGCGGACGTTATGACGCTTTTAATAATGCTATTTTGCAGGACATTGCTAGTGCTCATCAAAAGACTGTTGGACAAATCATGTTGCGCTGGAATGTTCAACGCGGCGTTGCTGTCATCCCAAAATCCACCCACAAAGAGCGTATTGAAGAGAATTTCGCTATTTGGGATTTCAGCCTAACAAATGATGAGATGACTAAAATAGCTTCGCTGGATATGGGTTATGGAGATACGCGGACAAAACATTTCGATCCTAATTTTGTCAGAAGTGTTCTCAATGTTAAAATTCATGATTAA
- the nmlR gene encoding stress response transcriptional regulator NmlR, translating into MNIKKVSELTGVSADTIRYYERIGLLPRITRTKSGVRDFTDREIGILEFVRCFRKAGMGVEALIEYIALLEEGEGTERARLRLLTEQRDEMDARMYELNQARERLNYKIENYQNMIKKREQELFTEK; encoded by the coding sequence ATGAATATCAAAAAAGTTAGCGAGTTAACAGGTGTATCTGCTGATACCATTCGTTATTACGAACGTATTGGCCTTTTGCCGCGGATTACAAGAACAAAATCTGGCGTTCGTGATTTTACAGATCGTGAGATTGGCATTTTGGAATTTGTCCGCTGTTTTCGTAAAGCCGGCATGGGTGTTGAAGCCTTGATTGAATACATTGCTCTTCTGGAAGAAGGAGAGGGTACAGAAAGAGCACGGCTGCGTTTGCTGACAGAACAGCGTGATGAAATGGATGCTCGTATGTACGAACTTAACCAAGCGCGTGAACGCCTTAACTACAAAATTGAGAATTACCAAAACATGATCAAAAAGCGTGAACAGGAATTATTTACAGAAAAGTGA
- a CDS encoding carboxymuconolactone decarboxylase family protein, translating into MTIKQTAGRDRLGDFAPEFAHFNDDVLFGENWNNQDIDLKMRCIITVVALMSSGVTDSSLVYHLQNAKNNGVSKKEIAAIITHVAFYVGWPKAWAVFNLAKDVWE; encoded by the coding sequence ATGACTATTAAACAAACCGCTGGGCGTGATAGACTTGGTGATTTCGCTCCAGAATTTGCTCATTTCAATGATGATGTGCTTTTTGGTGAAAACTGGAATAATCAGGATATTGATCTCAAAATGCGCTGCATTATTACTGTAGTAGCTCTCATGTCATCAGGCGTTACAGACTCTTCTTTGGTTTATCATTTGCAAAATGCCAAAAACAATGGTGTAAGCAAGAAAGAAATTGCTGCTATCATTACTCATGTCGCTTTCTATGTCGGCTGGCCAAAAGCTTGGGCAGTTTTCAACTTAGCCAAAGACGTATGGGAGTAA
- the icd gene encoding NADP-dependent isocitrate dehydrogenase encodes MAETVRFEEGKLQVPDKPIIPYIEGDGVGQDIWKNAQIVFDKAIAKAYGGHKQVVWREVLAGKKAYDETGNWLPDETLEVIKTHLLAIKGPLETPVGGGVRSLNVALRQELDLFACVRPVRYFKGVPSPLKHPEKTAITIFRENTEDIYAGIEWNAGTAEVQKVINFLQDDMQIKKIRFPKSSSIGIKPISIEGSQRLIRAAIEYALTNNLTKVTLVHKGNIQKFTEGGFRKWGYELAKREYAAKLASGQLVVDDIIADNFLQQILLKPERFDVVALTNLNGDYASDALAAQVGGIGISPGANINYQTGHAIFEATHGTAPDIAGQDLANPSSLLLSGCMLFDYIGWSKVSDLIVKAVEKAIGNGQVTIDFAKALGVEALTTRQFSEVLLTYL; translated from the coding sequence ATGGCAGAAACAGTAAGATTTGAAGAAGGGAAATTACAGGTGCCTGATAAGCCTATCATACCTTACATTGAAGGAGATGGTGTTGGTCAGGATATTTGGAAGAATGCGCAAATCGTTTTTGATAAAGCCATTGCCAAAGCTTATGGAGGTCACAAGCAGGTTGTTTGGCGTGAGGTTTTAGCTGGAAAGAAAGCTTATGATGAAACAGGCAACTGGCTGCCTGATGAGACTTTAGAAGTTATCAAGACGCATCTACTGGCTATCAAAGGCCCCTTGGAAACTCCTGTTGGAGGCGGCGTTCGTTCCTTGAATGTTGCTCTGCGTCAAGAGTTGGATCTCTTTGCCTGTGTGCGTCCAGTGCGTTATTTCAAAGGTGTCCCTAGTCCGCTTAAGCATCCTGAAAAAACGGCTATTACCATTTTTCGAGAAAATACTGAGGATATTTACGCAGGTATTGAATGGAATGCGGGTACAGCAGAAGTTCAAAAGGTCATCAACTTTTTACAAGATGATATGCAGATTAAGAAAATTCGTTTTCCTAAAAGCAGTAGTATAGGGATTAAACCTATTTCAATCGAAGGCAGCCAACGTTTGATTCGTGCAGCTATTGAATATGCTCTGACCAATAATCTGACCAAGGTAACTTTGGTTCATAAAGGAAATATTCAAAAATTCACTGAAGGTGGCTTTAGAAAATGGGGCTATGAATTAGCAAAACGTGAGTACGCTGCCAAACTTGCCAGTGGTCAATTGGTAGTTGATGATATTATTGCTGACAATTTCTTGCAGCAAATTCTGCTCAAGCCTGAGCGTTTTGATGTAGTTGCCTTAACGAATCTCAATGGGGACTATGCCAGTGATGCCTTAGCGGCACAAGTTGGCGGAATTGGTATTTCGCCCGGAGCTAACATTAACTATCAAACGGGACATGCTATTTTTGAAGCAACTCATGGAACGGCTCCAGATATTGCGGGTCAAGATTTGGCTAACCCATCTTCCCTTTTATTATCAGGCTGCATGCTTTTTGACTATATTGGTTGGTCAAAAGTCTCAGATTTAATCGTGAAAGCTGTTGAAAAAGCTATTGGAAATGGTCAAGTTACCATTGATTTTGCCAAGGCACTAGGGGTTGAAGCATTGACAACCCGTCAGTTTTCTGAAGTTTTATTGACTTATTTATAG